The genomic DNA TATTTTTCGGTCAGGAGAAACCGCCGGGAGAAAGCTCCCTCGTCCTCGAAATCCGCCAAGTGAAGGATCGCATGAACAAGACCGCCACCCTGACCATTGCGTTTGTCGCCCTTGTGGCGCTTTTCCCCCTGCTGCTGCCCCAGTGGTACCTGTTCGACAGCGAGGGGCACGCGATGTTCTTCCACACTCAGGACAAGGATTACCTTGAGGACATCGTGCTCCACGGCTGGCACGTCATGTACGGGCTGTTCCTTGCCATCAACGAGTTGTGGGTCGCCACCGGCATCGCCCCGCAGATGTTCTTCAATGCCCTTGGCGTGATCTCTGTTCTCGGCATCTCGCGCGAGGCCTACGTCTACCTTCGCGAACGGTTCGATTTTTCGGAATCCTCGGCCATGATCGGGGCGCTTGGGGTGCTGGTCTTCCCAGTCTGGCATGTGCTCATGTCCGCGGTGTTCACCTCCCATGCCCTGTGCATCTGGCTGTTCATGATCGCCGTCAACCAGTGGCGAAAGCGGCCTCTCCTGGCCCTGCCTCTTTTCCTGGTCTCGCTCAACCTGTTTTCCCTGTTCGCCCTGGCGGTGGGCGTGGCCGGGGTCGAGTTCCTCATGACGGTGCGCAGAGAGACCTTTGCCCGCCAGGCCGTCCGGACCGTGGCCTTTTGCGCCGTCCTGGTGGCCCTCTATCTGGTCGCCACGTCCTTCATCAGCGTCCACGGCCACAGTGGGGACTACAACACCTTCAACACCGACCGGATCGTGTCCTTTGTCAACTTCGGCCTCATGGCCTGCGGCATGCTCGGCGCGTGGTATTTTCTCTTTGGCCGCGCGGGCGACAAGGCCCGGTCCGAGCGCATGCTGCGGCTCGTGCTGGCCTTCCTCTCCCTCTCGTTTTTTGCCGGGCTGGCCTACTGGGCCGTGGGCAGGCCCATGCGCTTTCTCGCCTTTGGCAGCTTCACCGGCAGGCATGCGATGCTCACGGTCATCCCCTTTGCCCTGCTCCTGGCCATGGGTGCGGAGTGCCTGCGCACACGCTGGGGTGCAACCATGATGCGGTACGCCATGGGGGTTGTTCTGGCAGTCTCGGTCGTGGTCCTGTACCAGGGATACGACCACAAGGCCGCTGCGCTGCTCTTCAAGGACATGCTGGTCCATTCGCTCAGGCAGGTGGAGACGCCCCCGTCCGGATACGTCTCCATCGCGGAGTCGGGCTACAAGGCTCCCCGCCATGTCCACCATTTTTCCATCAACATGTGCTTTTTCCGCGCCTATGGGCGCGGGGAGTGGATGGCTAACGGCTTTTGGGCCAGACGCGGCCATGTCTACAGCCATGAGGATCTCGTGAAGATATACGATGGGCCGCAGCGCAGCAAGAAGCTGTCCCTGGCCTTTGAGGCCACGGGCGACGCCTTCACCCGCTATGACTTTGTCCTCGACAACTACCACCAGGAGGGCCGCCCCTGGTATTGGTACAACTACCTGTTCAACGACTATGCGTCCTTCAATCCGAGGCTTGTCAGGCAGTAGTCGACCCTGCCCCGCCATGAACAGAACGGCTGCCCCCGCGAATTCGACGCGGGAAGGCATGCCGGAAGGTACGCCGGAAGCCGGGCCGGGGAGGAGGGATTATGAGCGAAGCATTATGGGCATACCTGTTGAGTAGAAAAGAAGACGAAAGCGTTGCTATTTGGGGAAAGGATACGGCGTGATGTCGCCTTTCAGATAGAGCGGGTGTTTCGGAGCATTGCGGCGAGTTAACCCTAAGACATGAGGGATGATTTCAGCGCGATGCAGAAGGTCCAGCACTGACGCATCGCGCGCATGCAAGGAGCCGTGATTGCCCCACCCCAGCACGACCTTATCGCATTCGCGAGCAGCTTGCAGGATGAAGCGATTGTTATCCGGGCCAACAGGGTCGCCGACTGCTCGGAGTTGTCCAGGGTCGGTGCTTCGGTAAGCAAAGAGGTTCACGACCTGCATGCCGGCATAACCCCAGCGTTGCGCAAAGCGAATACACCGTCTGATGGTCGGGTCATCAACTTGCGCGTCGGCAGTGCTGGGGTTCAAAAGAATCCAGCAAAGATGACCATTCCCAGATGACCATGATCGTTCAAGAAAATATCGGTATTTATTACACATTGAAAAGCAGGTGATTGTCATTGTTGCGTTAGGGGGGCGCATCAGATACCAGCCCTCCCGGGCGGCCTCAGCGAACGCCGCGCGAGGAGAGGAAGAGGGCGTATTCCTTGTCGGTCCTGGAGAGGTGGTCGTTCATCCAGTCGCGCAGGAAGTCGTAGACCTCAAGGTCGATGAGATCGTTGTCCAGGCGGGCCTTTTGAATGAAATCATGCACCTGGGCGGTCAGAGCCTGGTGTTCCGCGAGATGCTGCTTAAGCTTGTCACTGGGGAAGCCGTGTTCCTTCAGCAGGTTTTCCTCATACGCGAAGTGCTGCTCCGCGTACCGGGCCATCTCGTCAAGAATTTCAAAAATGGATTCAACGCCCGTGTCCCTGACGATTTCCCGGAACAGACGGTTGGCGATTTCCACAATCTGCTTGTGCTGCTCGTCGATGGACTCCACGCCCACCGAGCTGGTTTCGGTCCAAAGCAATTGCTCGGTCATCGTGTTGCCTCCCCCCGCTCACACATCCCGCCTTGGCGGACACGCGCCGTTCAGCGATGCTTCTGCTTGTACCTCTATGCATAAAGCCTCTTCGGGGCCGTGGCAACCATTGACGGCCAGAATGCAGGGCTGACGCATCTCAGGATCGCGTCTGACGCGTTTTTGTCGGTTAAGTGCCTCCTGACTTCATTTATTCGTTTGACTCAAATGCCATGTGTCAAAGCATTCATAATGATTTAGTCTGATATAGTGTATGGTGCACTCCAAAAGGGAGTGCAGATGCCAAATTGCGACAAGTCGTTGATCACCCATCTGTCCATTGTCAAAGACCCGCGAATTGACAGGACAAAAAAACATAACCTTATTGACATACTGGTCATTGCCGTTTGCGCAGTTATTGCCAATGCTGAGGGGTGGGAGGATATAGAATGCTTTGGAATAACGAGGGAAAAATGGCTGAAAACATTTCTTGAGCTTCCAAATGGCATTCCATCCCACGACACGTTTGCGCGCGTCTTTGCCAGACTGGAGCCCATCGAATTGCAACAAGCGCTGTCGAGTTGGCTTTCGGCCCTACAGATCGAAATGCGCGGCAAAGTTGTGGCGTTTGATGGAAAGACGGTGCGGCGATCGTTCGATAGGGCAACGCAAAAAAACTCTCTTCATTTGGTCAACGCATGGCTTTCACAGGACAACCTTATCCTTGGCCAAGTGAAAGTGGATGACAAGTCGAATGAAATTACTGCAATCCCCAAGCTGCTTGAAATGCTGCATCTTGAAGGTGCAATTGTCACCATTGATGCCATGGGGTGCCAAAAAGCCATAGCCAAGCAGATCGGATCAAAAAAAGCCGACTATGTGCTTGCCGTAAAACAGAACCAGCCAGAACTTTATGAATATATTGATCTTTTGTTTAACGAGTCCAAGGTCAATACATCTTTGCTACATCAGACGCGCCGGACAATCGATTCCGGCCATGGCCGAATCGAAACCCGTGAATACAGCACCATTGTGGGTGACGATCTTCTGGCAGGAATAACAGGGTGGGACAATCTCAATGCCATCGGCATGGTTGAATCAAAACGCGAAGTTGGCAACACCATATCGAATGAAAAAGATATTTCATCATGAGTATCAACGGGCACGCTCAACGTTTCGGCGATGCCGTCCGTGAGCACTGGGGGATAGAAAACACAGTCCATTGGGTGCTTGATGTCAGTTTCGGCGAGGACCAAAGTCGTATACGAAAGGATAATTCGCCGGAAAACCTCTCAATGTTGAGGAAAATAGCGCTCAATTGTGTGAAACAAGAGTCTACGAAAACCAGCATGAAGAGAAAGCGCAAAATGGCTGGCTGGGACAACTCGTTTCTTATCAAGGTGCTGACTGGAAATTAGATGCGGTTGCCCTGGGGTTCGGCAGGGTTCCTTGACAAGGGCGCGGCCCAAAGCCATGTAGTGACAGCGTCCGCAGCCGCGCGGCACCGGCCAGGGCGCGGACACCCCACTCACGTAAGCAACTGGCGGGAACATGACGAGCGGCAAGATTTCGGCCCTGATCAAACTGGGGGTTCTCTGCCTGGGAGAACCCAGCCCCGGCCCTGACGCCGCCCCGGACCCCGGCCCGCACGCGCTTTCAACCCGCGCCCCCCTGTCGCGGTTCGAGAACCCCGCCTACCAGTACCCCTTTGAAGATCCGTCCATCCCGGCCTTTGTCCGCTACCCGCCCGACGCATCCCTGGAAAGCCTGTTGGGCGCGACCCGCACCATGGTCTTCCTGGGCGCAGCCGACACGCCGCAGCTTCGGCTGTGCCTGTCCCGGCCCGATGTGGTGGCCCTGATTTTCGAGCCGGATCTGGCCGTGTTCGAGACGTTTGCCGATGCGGTCGGCCCGGCCCGGCTCCACGCGGGCGGGGCGTTTTGCTTTGTGGGCAGGGCGCGCACCTTTGATCCCGCGCTCCAGGACCAGCTGCCGGGCGCGCTCTTCCGGCAGGGCACGCCCGCCATCCTGTCCACCGGGCGTATCGAGCGCGACCATCCGGCCTGGGGGGCCGAGGTGGCGGACTCCCTGGAGACCCTGCACTACCGGCACTGCCTCTATCCGCTCTCAAGCCAGCACCGGGTCCGCTCCCACCCCCTGCGCCCCATCACCCGCGATCTGCTCTACGACCAGCAGCTCCACGCCTATCAGAATCTCGACGCCTTCCTGACCTGCCCGGACATCGCTCCCCTGGCGGGCGGGCTGTCGGGC from Pseudodesulfovibrio aespoeensis Aspo-2 includes the following:
- a CDS encoding bacteriohemerythrin; protein product: MTEQLLWTETSSVGVESIDEQHKQIVEIANRLFREIVRDTGVESIFEILDEMARYAEQHFAYEENLLKEHGFPSDKLKQHLAEHQALTAQVHDFIQKARLDNDLIDLEVYDFLRDWMNDHLSRTDKEYALFLSSRGVR
- a CDS encoding DUF1643 domain-containing protein codes for the protein MRPPNATMTITCFSMCNKYRYFLERSWSSGNGHLCWILLNPSTADAQVDDPTIRRCIRFAQRWGYAGMQVVNLFAYRSTDPGQLRAVGDPVGPDNNRFILQAARECDKVVLGWGNHGSLHARDASVLDLLHRAEIIPHVLGLTRRNAPKHPLYLKGDITPYPFPK